A single window of Plasmodium reichenowi strain SY57 chromosome 14, whole genome shotgun sequence DNA harbors:
- a CDS encoding hypothetical protein (conserved Plasmodium protein, unknown function): MNVEDITTEQLENATKTFVSIESAAQISRRHVRQKLEEIFNLKENDLYKRKKEINDIVNRVLTNLLEEENKKRNEELKIKKEQENNDNVNDHEDKPTADVDTNKNKMITKEENTKNKNVKKDNNSDDQTVCSQTDAVDKNSSKKRKSTGNDVVSVRKKQANIMTKDYFLKHAKSILCNMSENINLTLEPRIFSTGSCGWHIMDKIYLLVGDRNVLCQFCINCSVIGSKQWD; this comes from the exons atgaatgtTGAAGACATAACTACGGAACAGTTGGAAAATGCAACTAA aacATTTGTGTCCATTGAAAGCGCTGCACAAATAAGTCGAAGACATGTTAGACAAAAACTTGaagaaatttttaatttgaaagaaaatgatttatataaaagaaaaaaagaaattaatgACATTGTCAATAGAGTATTGACGAATCTTCTCGAGGAAGAAAACaagaaaagaaatgaagaattaaaaataaaaaaagaacaagagaataatgataatgtGAATGATCACGAGGATAAACCTACTGCAGATGTTGATactaataaaaataaaatgattaCCAAAGAg gaaaatacaaaaaataaaaatgttaaaaaagataataacAGCGATGATCAAACAGTGTGTTCTCAAACAGATGCTGTTGATAAAAATTCTTcgaaaaaaagaaagagCACAGGAAATGATGTAGTCTCTGTTCGAAAAAAACAAG CTAATATAATGACAAAggattattttttaaaacatgCCAAATCtattttatgtaatatGTCCGAAAATATAAACTTAACCCTGGAACCAAGAATTTTTAGTACCGGTAGTTGTGGATG GCACATTATGGATAAAATTTATCTTTTAGTTGGAGATCGTAACGTTCTTTGTCAATTTTGCATTAATTGTTCAG TTATTGGAAGCAAACAATGGgattaa
- a CDS encoding ubiquitin fusion degradation protein UFD1, putative, with product MWGFSNFNNLWPRDFLNVSEPFQEEYTCYPVSFIGKDDMENGNKIILPQTALNALARRHISWPMLFEVSNPYTDKRTHSGVLEFISDEGTCHMPYWMMQQLNLKEGDIVRVTSVSLPKGTFVKLKPCSKDFMELSNHRAVLETALRNYATLTIGDNIVIHYLGKTYEIKIVDLKPAFACTIIETDVEVEFEEPIDHSAAVQYVTEVVPEEENKFKGKGQRTDGKSCHKALKKEIIKPKVVENLEPWKDKLAGGIRTKCTEYEDLLKKGRIPGIVGKFTERKN from the exons ATG TGGGGATTTAgtaattttaataatttatggCCAAGGGATTTTTTGAATGTATCTGAACCATTCCAAGAAGAATATACATGTTATCCTGTATCATTTATAGGGAAAGATGATATGGAAAATGGAAATAAAA TTATACTTCCGCAGACGGCCTTAAATGCTTTGGCAAGAAGACACATATCCTGGCCCATGTTATTTGAAGTTTCGAATCCATACACG GATAAAAGAACACATAGTGGGGTTTTGGAATTTATTTCTGATGAAGGTACCTGTCACATGCCATATTGG ATGATGCAACAATTAAATTTAAAGGAAGGTGATATTGTAAGGGTTACAAGTGTTAGTTTACCTAAAGGGACATTTGTAAAGCTCAAGCCATGTTCTAAAGATTTTATGGAATTATCTAATCATAGGGCTGT TCTTGAAACCGCTTTAAGAAATTACGCTACATTAACTATTGGAGATAATATTGTAATCCATTATTTGGGAAAAACTTATGAAATTAAAATAGTG GATTTAAAACCTGCATTCGCTTGTACAATTATTGAAACAGATGTGGAGGTGGAGTTCGAAGAACCAATAGATCACAGTGCAg CTGTACAATATGTTACCGAAGTTGTTCCAGAGGAAGAAAAT AAATTTAAAGGCAAAGGTCAAAGAACTGATGGGAAAAGTTGTCATAAAGCtttgaaaaaagaaataataaaaccTAAGGTTGTTGAAAATCTTGAACCTTGGAAAGATAAATTAGCTGGGGGAATTAGA aCGAAATGTACTGAATATGAAGATTTGTTGAAAAAAGGTCGTATTCCTGGTATTGTTGGAAAATTCACAGAAcgaaaaaattaa
- a CDS encoding DNA replication licensing factor MCM2, putative, giving the protein MEDKKKLEEDLESNKYDIDEEDLLEEEGRLNEEERQAELEGESLFEEDEGFIFGADDEKKEMQKLRNLGLDNDDYDDDFIDDELDYEDNLKARRAAERHMQMQRKQEGKYEKNKFWKTLEDQLEGDDEEEDIFDKVAEKVAKRRENLHLTAEETDIPDLSNLESAKICLSVNPKDVVFDERYQQAADTCFRYFLHKFSLKDSMGLNIDESNTELHEEEHMNSSHQYYIDKIEKMILNDKHTLIVSAKHLIQFHCENLVQWIEFKPEQILEVLHECLMVEAYRISPKLYKGRICKVVLRDWPYSTQLRNLRCTELNTLIKVTGVCIKRGYVLPKLRVMYLKCNSCDTTLSEVPIYFADGKKPVLPRRCPHCQSATFSVDRIKTAYTDYQKITLQESPCSVPAGRAPRQREVVVTGDLVDKVKPGEEVEVLGIYKTKYDIGLNIKYGFPILQTEIEANNIERKEDIQLSELTEDDIKDILKLSKDPNIRERIITSIAPAIWGHKDIKTSIAYALFGGVQKGGDKSFSKNNETNNFGVQNRDILNNFKGGHTIRGDINVLLLGDPGLGKSQVLQYVHKTNLRTVYTTGKGASAVGLTAGVRKDHTTNEWTLEGGALVLADEGICIIDEFDKMTDKDRVSIHEAMEQQSISISKAGIVTTLRARCAVIAAANPIYGRYDPSLTFKENVDLSDPILSRFDLITVLRDIPNVDEDFYLAEYVVTNHQLSHPKLENTQNYQKRIENLKNVIVSSSAYEPIPQDLLQKYIIYARTNCKPSLSDVPYAEISAKLSNFYSRVRQKASASGGYPLTLRHIESIIRIAEANAKMRLSHQIYSKDVDYAIATLLESYVSCQRFAVAKQLSKEFARYRALFRGGYEVLRELLRRTVQQMIQRQNLKNASAKDFQNDSESGTESEAEILNPNNVFLPLHIFMKTAMQNKFSEYQVVNWMKSKVFNEHYAVIKRDGVEGIISKKFKV; this is encoded by the exons ATGGAg gataagaaaaaattagaaGAAGATTTAGAATCTAACAAGTACGATATTGATGAAGAAGATTTACTAGAAGAAGAAGGAAGGttaaatgaagaagaaagaCAAGCCGAGCTAGAAGGAGAAAGTTTATTTGAAGAAGATGAAGGATTTATTTTTGGAGctgatgatgaaaaaaaagaaatgcAAAAGTTACGAAATTTAGGATTAgataatgatgattatgatgatgattTTATTGATGATGAATTAGATTATGAAGATAATTTAAAAGCAAGAAGAGCAGCAGAAAGACATATGCAAATGCAAAGAAAACAAGAGGgtaaatatgaaaaaaataaattttgGAAAACATTAGAAGATCAATTAGAAGGtgatgatgaagaagaagataTTTTTGATAAGGTTGCTGAAAAGGTAGCAAAGAGAAGAGAGAATTTACACTTAACAGCTGAAGAAACAGATATTCCAGATTTATCAAATTTAGAAAGTGCAAAAATTTGTTTATCTGTGAATCCTAAAGATGTAGTATTTGATGAAAGATATCAACAAGCTGCAGATACATGTTTTCGATATTTCTTACataaattttctttaaaagATTCTATGGGTTTAAATATTGATGAATCTAATACAGAATTACATGAAGAGGAACATATGAATAGTTCTcatcaatattatatagataagatagaaaaaatgattttaaatgataaaCATACCTTAATTGTATCAGCCAAACATTTGATTCAATTTCATTGTGAAAATTTAGTTCAATGGATTGAATTTAAACCTGAACAAATTTTAGAAGTGTTACATGAATGTTTAATGGTAGAAGCATATAGAATATCTCctaaattatataaaggaAGAATATGTAAAGTTGTGTTACGTGATTGGCCATATTCTACACAATTAAGAAATTTAAGATGTACTGAATTAAATACATTAATAAAAGTTACAGGAGTATGTATTAAAAGAGGCTATGTGTTACCAAAATTAAGAGTTATGTATTTAAAATGTAATTCATGTGATACTACCTTATCAGAAGTACCTATATATTTTGCTGATGGAAAAAAACCAGTATTACCAAGAAGATGTCCTCATTGTCAATCAGCTACGTTTTCTGTTGATAGGATAAAAACAGCGTATACTGATTATCAAAAAATTACTTTACAAGAATCTCCATGTTCTGTACCGGCAGGTAGAGCACCGAGACAAAGAGAAGTTGTAGTGACAGGAGATTTAGTGGATAAGGTGAAGCCAGGTGAAGAAGTAGAAGTGTtaggtatatataaaacaaaatatgatataggtttaaatataaaatatggaTTTCCAATATTACAAACAGAAATTGAAGCTAATAACATTGAAAGGAAGGAAGATATACAATTAAGCGAATTAACAGAAGATGATATAAaggatatattaaaattatcaaAAGATCCAAATATAAGAGAACGTATTATTACTTCTATAGCTCCTGCAATTTGGGGACATAAAGATATTAAAACATCTATTGCTTATGCTTTATTTGGTGGAGTACAAAAGGGTGGAGATAAAAgtttttcaaaaaataatgaaacTAATAATTTTGGTGTACAAAATAgagatatattaaataattttaaagGAGGTCATACTATAAGAGGAGATATTAATGTATTACTATTAGGAGATCCAGGTTTAGGAAAATCACAAGTTTTACAATATGTACATAAAACAAATTTAAGAACTGTATATACTACTGGTAAAGGAGCATCTGCTGTTGGTTTGACTGCTGGTGTTAGAAAAGATCATACAACTAACGAATGGACATTAGAAGGAGGTGCTTTGGTTTTAGCTGATGAAGGTATTTGTATTATTGATGAATTTGATAAAATGACTGATAAAGATCGAGTAAGTATTCATGAGGCAATGGAACAACAATCAATTTCTATTTCAAAGGCTGGTATAGTTACAACTTTGAGAGCAAGATGTGCAGTTATAGCAGCTGCTAATCCTATATATGGTCGTTATGATCCTTCATTAActtttaaagaaaatgtGGATTTATCAGATCCTATTTTAAGTAGATTCGATTTAATTACCGTCTTGAGAGATATACCTAATGTAGATGAAGATTTTTATTTAGCTGAATATGTCGTAACAAATCATCAATTAAGTCATCCGAAATTAGAAAATACACAAAATTATCAAAAAAGAATTGAAAATTTAAAGAATGTTATTGTTTCTTCATCAGCATATGAACCTATTCCTCAAGATTTGTTAcagaaatatattatctatGCTAGAACAAATTGTAAACCAAGTTTATCTGATGTTCCATATGCTGAAATTAGTGCAAAATTATCTAATTTTTATAGTAGAGTAAGACAAAAAGCAAGCGCCTCAGGTGGATATCCATTAACACTAAGACATATTGAAAGTATTATCAGAATTGCAGAAGCAAATGCAAAAATGAGATTATCTCATCAAATTTATTCAAAAGATGTTGATTATGCTATAGCTACATTATTAGAATCATACGTGTCATGTCAAAGATTTGCAGTAGCTAAACAATTAAGTAAAGAATTTGCAAGATATCGAGCTTTATTTAGAGGTGGTTATGAAGTCTTACGTGAATTATTAAGAAGAACTGTACAACAAATGATACAAAGACAAAACTTAAAAAATGCCTCTGCAAAAGATTTTCAAAATGATTCAGAATCAGGAACTGAAAGTGAAGCAGAAATTTTAAATCCTAATAATGTGTTCTTGCCgttacatatatttatgaagACAGCTATGCAAAATAAATTCTCAGAATATCAAGTAGTCAATTGGATGAAATCAAAAGTCTTTAATGAACACTATGCAGTAATAAAAAGAGATGGAGTCGAAGGAATAATAAGTAAAAAGTTTAAGGTGTAA
- a CDS encoding hypothetical protein (conserved Plasmodium protein, unknown function) → MKEKCNEAKSKYYKCLNKSNRNPGKCKSFESELRQCSKITGESYCINEINNLMECSRSPDPSMCSKEFVLFRECNRPDGPHILIEDNKYVISKEHLDEYNVSESTISPIEAPQRNNSNTASFLEKMKEVLHLKNFKEKFVAYKW, encoded by the exons atgaaggAGAAATGTAATGAAGcaaaatcaaaatattataaatgtttaaataaaagtaatagGAACCCTGGAAAATGTAAATCTTTTGAAAGTGAATTAAGGCAGTGTTCtaaaat TACAGGGGAATCTTATTGtataaatgaaattaataaCCTCATGGAATGTTCAAg ATCACCAGATCCTTCCATGTGTTCTAAGGAATTTGTTCTTTTCCGTGAATGTAATAGGCCAGATGGACCCCATATTTTGATTGAG GATAACAAATATGTAATTTCAAAAGAACACTTAGACGAATACAATGTAAGTGAATCTACCATTAGCCCAATAGAAGCTCCTCAAAgaaataattcaaataCTGCGTCATTCTTggaaaaaatgaaagaagTATTACATCTTAAAAActttaaagaaaaatttgTTGCATATAAATGGTAA